The Paenibacillus sp. MBLB1832 genome has a window encoding:
- a CDS encoding ferritin-like domain-containing protein, with protein MYWTYPYDYRNTFQPIWQVGYQQALDLIQTSVQDERNDELFYEELIKLAPSPEQAAIITSIRNDERSHNAMFRAMYREMTGHEVYGVSDEQYSPVRTYSEGIQKALQGELSAVEKYRKIWFGLPYGIYKDTVYGIILDELKHASKYNYLFALNR; from the coding sequence ATGTATTGGACCTATCCGTATGATTACCGCAACACCTTTCAACCTATATGGCAGGTAGGATATCAGCAAGCTTTAGATTTGATCCAAACTTCCGTCCAAGACGAGCGAAACGATGAATTGTTCTATGAGGAACTGATCAAGCTTGCACCTTCCCCTGAACAGGCGGCCATCATCACGTCGATACGTAATGATGAACGCAGTCATAATGCCATGTTCCGAGCCATGTACCGAGAAATGACTGGTCACGAGGTCTATGGAGTTAGCGATGAGCAGTATTCGCCCGTACGGACGTATTCAGAAGGTATTCAAAAAGCCCTCCAGGGTGAATTGTCCGCGGTAGAGAAATACCGCAAAATCTGGTTTGGGCTCCCTTACGGCATCTATAAAGATACAGTCTATGGTATTATCTTGGATGAGCTCAAGCATGCCAGCAAGTATAATTATTTGTTTGCTTTGAATCGGTAG
- a CDS encoding N-acetylmuramoyl-L-alanine amidase has product MVKRVLLTALLLAVSIGAAACGSKPPSTAELTPPTATATASAQPSPAAAPAAGVAAPTAAAAAPSPTTAAAAVTAPAATQAARPAAAPTPKPGASQRLVMIDPGHQRVGNNEPERVGPDTRETKPKVSSGTAGVRTRKPEYVLNLEVSQLLKAELVQRGIHVVMTRETHDVDISNKQRADMANDAGAALVVRIHADGDSSPGTKGFSVLYPSAAQPAVKPIAAASKQAAALLLAGLQQATGQQGRGLSARDDLSGFNWSKVPVTLVEIGFMTNPEEDELMSQTAYQKKLAAGLADGIEGYLKAVGR; this is encoded by the coding sequence ATGGTTAAAAGAGTGCTGCTCACAGCTTTGCTTCTAGCTGTGAGTATCGGGGCGGCGGCTTGTGGGTCCAAGCCGCCGTCAACCGCGGAGCTGACGCCACCGACAGCGACAGCGACTGCGTCGGCCCAGCCGAGTCCGGCAGCCGCGCCTGCCGCTGGTGTGGCGGCGCCAACGGCTGCGGCAGCTGCGCCCAGCCCGACCACGGCAGCCGCCGCGGTAACGGCGCCCGCCGCCACGCAGGCTGCCCGGCCTGCCGCTGCGCCAACGCCGAAGCCGGGCGCATCGCAGCGCCTCGTGATGATCGACCCTGGGCACCAACGGGTCGGCAATAACGAGCCTGAGCGTGTCGGACCCGACACGCGGGAGACTAAGCCCAAAGTCAGTTCGGGTACCGCTGGCGTCCGCACGCGGAAACCAGAGTATGTGCTCAATCTGGAGGTTTCTCAGCTGCTCAAGGCGGAGCTCGTGCAGCGCGGGATTCACGTTGTGATGACGAGGGAGACGCACGACGTTGACATCAGCAATAAGCAACGTGCGGACATGGCGAATGACGCAGGCGCAGCGCTTGTTGTCCGCATTCATGCCGATGGCGATAGCTCGCCTGGCACGAAGGGTTTTTCGGTGCTGTATCCGTCAGCCGCGCAGCCCGCGGTGAAGCCAATTGCCGCGGCCAGCAAGCAAGCGGCAGCCCTTCTCCTTGCTGGCTTGCAGCAAGCAACGGGCCAGCAGGGACGAGGCCTTTCAGCGCGAGACGACCTGAGTGGATTCAACTGGTCGAAGGTGCCTGTCACGCTCGTCGAGATCGGATTTATGACGAATCCAGAAGAGGACGAGCTCATGTCGCAGACAGCGTACCAGAAGAAGCTGGCGGCAGGCCTAGCGGATGGGATCGAGGGGTATCTGAAAGCGGTGGGACGGTAG
- a CDS encoding DUF3048 domain-containing protein produces the protein MSTLKRLQTVSHRKFLSLTTILGCTLMLVTACSNEQGAAPTASPTPQAASATANVTPTPATQPVIAPAEVPTGFKFPLTGLPADHEVKSRPFMVMVENAPQARPQTGLDQADIVYEILAEGEITRFVSVYQSHAAAIIGPVRSIRPYFVEIGDALDAIIVHAGWSQDAMDMMAGRNLAHLDEVYGDGAYYWRSTDRKAPHNLYTSVDKMKKGAEARKFRTEWNGPLLTFAKDGSVLSGAPVQYIQIPYLMGYFVSYSYDAAAGVYKRSMEGKPHLDKETGKQLETRNLLVLESKHQIIDKEGRRIVDVFGPNKGVIFQEGKSQSITWERKNGLLRAYASDGKEVPLLPGNTWVQIVPEGTKLKME, from the coding sequence GTGTCTACGTTGAAACGATTGCAGACTGTATCCCATAGAAAATTTCTTAGCCTCACAACTATACTCGGATGTACGTTGATGCTGGTCACGGCATGCAGCAATGAGCAAGGAGCTGCGCCAACAGCAAGCCCTACCCCGCAAGCGGCTAGTGCAACGGCGAACGTGACACCTACGCCAGCGACCCAACCGGTGATTGCGCCAGCGGAAGTCCCGACAGGATTCAAATTTCCTTTGACGGGGTTACCCGCCGATCACGAGGTGAAAAGCAGGCCCTTCATGGTCATGGTAGAAAATGCGCCGCAAGCGCGCCCCCAAACAGGCCTCGATCAAGCGGACATCGTCTATGAAATCCTCGCCGAGGGCGAAATCACGAGATTCGTATCGGTGTACCAGAGTCATGCCGCCGCAATCATAGGGCCAGTGCGCAGTATTCGCCCTTATTTTGTGGAGATTGGCGATGCGCTTGACGCGATTATTGTACATGCTGGCTGGAGTCAGGATGCGATGGATATGATGGCTGGCCGCAATTTGGCCCATCTTGATGAGGTTTACGGCGACGGCGCTTATTATTGGCGATCCACAGACCGTAAGGCCCCGCACAACCTTTATACCTCTGTGGATAAAATGAAAAAAGGCGCCGAGGCGCGCAAATTCCGCACCGAATGGAATGGCCCCTTGCTCACGTTCGCCAAGGATGGCAGCGTGCTGTCGGGCGCACCCGTTCAGTATATTCAGATTCCCTACCTCATGGGGTATTTCGTTTCGTATTCGTATGATGCGGCTGCAGGCGTGTATAAGCGCAGCATGGAGGGCAAGCCGCACCTCGATAAGGAGACGGGCAAGCAGCTCGAGACGAGAAATCTGCTGGTGCTGGAGAGCAAGCATCAGATCATTGATAAAGAGGGCCGCCGCATCGTGGACGTGTTCGGGCCGAACAAGGGCGTGATTTTCCAAGAAGGCAAGTCGCAATCCATCACGTGGGAACGCAAAAACGGCCTGCTCCGCGCCTACGCCAGCGATGGCAAGGAAGTACCGCTGCTGCCAGGCAACACGTGGGTACAGATCGTACCAGAGGGAACGAAGTTAAAGATGGAGTAG
- a CDS encoding metal-sensitive transcriptional regulator: MIYDGDMKKRLKRMEGQIRGILRMMEEEQDCKDVVSQISAVRSAADKTIATIVAVNLENCILEEKEAGRDTSKMVKQAVELLVKSR; encoded by the coding sequence ATGATATACGATGGGGATATGAAGAAACGTTTAAAACGTATGGAAGGCCAGATTCGTGGAATTCTGCGCATGATGGAGGAAGAACAGGATTGTAAAGATGTCGTTAGCCAAATTTCTGCTGTGCGCAGTGCGGCTGATAAAACGATTGCTACAATCGTTGCTGTCAATTTGGAGAATTGCATTTTGGAGGAAAAAGAAGCGGGTAGAGACACAAGCAAGATGGTCAAGCAGGCTGTAGAATTGTTAGTTAAAAGTCGTTAA
- a CDS encoding diacylglycerol kinase yields the protein MKKRLPEILQRLERGGFETSAHATIGEGDATLAAAEAVRRGFDLIIAAGGDGTICEVVNGMAEKEGRPPLGILPLGTTNDFARALGIPKNLEYACDLIIQQYATSIDVGKINNRYFINIAGGGSMTELTYEVPSKLKTMIGQLAYYMKGLEKLPRLKPIDLYIKAGDREMHEEVMLFLVGNTNSVGGFEKLAPEANMNDGLFDVIILKKCNLAEFIRIVTLALRGEHLSDPNLIYFQTNHIEINSPDYVQLNLDGEFGGTLPCVMTNLKSHLQVIVDESGQSIYKKKFLEALTTPFQVRGHEHE from the coding sequence ATGAAGAAGAGATTGCCCGAGATCCTCCAACGCTTGGAGCGCGGGGGCTTTGAAACGTCCGCTCACGCGACCATCGGTGAAGGCGATGCGACACTTGCGGCGGCCGAGGCGGTCAGACGCGGGTTCGATTTAATTATCGCCGCGGGGGGCGACGGTACGATCTGTGAAGTGGTGAACGGCATGGCCGAAAAGGAAGGCAGGCCGCCGCTGGGCATTTTGCCGCTGGGGACGACGAACGATTTTGCCCGTGCGCTGGGCATTCCGAAGAATCTGGAGTACGCCTGCGACTTGATCATCCAGCAGTATGCCACTTCGATCGATGTGGGCAAAATCAATAACCGCTACTTCATCAATATCGCCGGCGGCGGCTCGATGACCGAGCTGACGTATGAAGTTCCGAGCAAGCTCAAAACGATGATCGGACAGTTGGCCTATTATATGAAGGGGCTGGAGAAGCTGCCTAGGCTGAAGCCGATTGACCTGTATATTAAAGCAGGCGATCGCGAGATGCATGAAGAGGTCATGCTTTTCCTTGTGGGTAATACGAACTCCGTTGGCGGATTTGAGAAGCTGGCACCGGAAGCGAATATGAATGATGGTCTGTTTGATGTGATTATCCTGAAAAAATGCAACCTCGCTGAGTTCATCCGAATCGTGACACTCGCGCTGCGCGGCGAGCATTTGAGTGATCCGAACTTGATTTATTTTCAGACTAACCATATCGAAATTAACTCCCCGGACTACGTCCAGTTGAATCTCGACGGTGAGTTCGGCGGGACATTGCCTTGCGTGATGACGAATTTGAAAAGCCATTTGCAGGTGATCGTGGATGAGTCGGGGCAGTCGATTTATAAGAAGAAGTTTTTGGAGGCGTTGACGACGCCGTTTCAGGTGAGAGGGCATGAGCATGAGTAG
- a CDS encoding rhodanese-like domain-containing protein, producing the protein MDSKLIFNIVALGFIVWFFYSRFAGVKGLRDLSSEQLQEALASDNHKIALIDVREPGEVKQGYIPGAVNIPLSSLGKRVAEIPRDRQIYLYCRSGMRSKQAARILRKHGFSELSHLKGGIMSWKGKQTQ; encoded by the coding sequence ATGGATAGCAAGTTGATTTTCAATATCGTGGCGTTAGGTTTTATTGTTTGGTTCTTCTATTCTCGTTTTGCAGGGGTCAAAGGACTGCGTGATCTTTCGTCTGAACAACTGCAAGAAGCTTTGGCATCGGACAACCATAAGATTGCCTTGATCGATGTGCGTGAGCCTGGCGAAGTGAAGCAAGGCTACATTCCGGGAGCGGTTAATATCCCATTATCTTCACTGGGGAAAAGAGTGGCCGAAATTCCTAGGGATCGTCAGATTTATCTCTACTGCCGCAGTGGTATGAGAAGCAAGCAAGCCGCGAGAATTCTCCGGAAACATGGTTTTAGCGAGCTGTCCCATTTGAAGGGTGGGATAATGTCCTGGAAAGGGAAGCAAACACAATAA
- a CDS encoding YerC/YecD family TrpR-related protein: protein MQLKKLNDKAIDQLFEAVLTLKDIEECYVFFDDLCTVNEIQSLSQRLEVARMLRKGCTYNQIEAETGASTATISRVKRCLNYGNDGYVLTLDRLGR, encoded by the coding sequence ATGCAATTAAAAAAATTAAATGATAAAGCCATAGACCAGCTTTTTGAAGCCGTATTGACACTGAAGGATATTGAAGAGTGTTACGTCTTTTTCGATGACCTGTGTACCGTTAATGAAATTCAATCACTTTCACAACGCCTTGAAGTTGCTCGCATGCTGCGTAAGGGATGTACGTATAATCAGATCGAAGCGGAGACAGGTGCTTCCACAGCAACCATTTCGCGTGTCAAAAGATGCTTGAACTACGGAAACGATGGCTACGTGCTGACCTTGGATCGTTTAGGACGTTAA
- a CDS encoding aminotransferase — MTNQRQIIGNGGNQPQPEVQTRSLTLPGEGFGQYPGLGGGNPFSGGGAGGGFFGGPPAGGGGGGFFGGGGGNAGGGLFGGGGGAGGGGGGNFLSNLLGGGGAGGSNPLGNINMKQISGFVERMGGIDGIIGTMGKVQKFMSTFQQMAPMVKTLFGSIGKGKVASDDEEEVYRPKRKRRKKSRSARRRKGGSKVGSKARIAKHKRR, encoded by the coding sequence GTGACTAACCAAAGACAAATCATTGGTAATGGCGGTAATCAGCCTCAGCCTGAAGTTCAAACACGGAGCTTAACCCTGCCAGGTGAAGGCTTCGGTCAATATCCAGGGTTAGGCGGCGGCAATCCATTCTCGGGCGGTGGTGCTGGCGGCGGTTTCTTCGGTGGCCCTCCTGCAGGCGGTGGTGGTGGCGGTTTCTTCGGTGGTGGCGGCGGTAATGCTGGCGGTGGCCTTTTCGGGGGCGGCGGCGGAGCTGGCGGTGGTGGCGGTGGCAACTTCCTGAGTAATCTCCTTGGCGGCGGTGGTGCTGGCGGATCGAACCCGCTTGGCAACATCAATATGAAGCAAATCTCTGGCTTCGTTGAGCGGATGGGCGGCATTGACGGCATCATCGGCACAATGGGCAAAGTGCAGAAGTTCATGTCGACCTTTCAGCAAATGGCACCTATGGTGAAAACCCTCTTCGGTTCGATCGGAAAAGGCAAAGTGGCTTCAGACGATGAAGAAGAAGTGTACCGTCCGAAACGGAAACGCCGCAAGAAATCCCGCTCAGCCCGAAGACGCAAAGGTGGCAGCAAGGTCGGTAGCAAAGCAAGAATAGCGAAGCACAAGCGCAGATAA
- the purD gene encoding phosphoribosylamine--glycine ligase, protein MRVLVIGRGGREHAIVWALSKSPKVSKLFCAPGNGGIAGLAECVPITELQFEEISTFAKEQAIDLVMVAPDDPLAAGLVDHLESKGIAAFGPRANAAIIEGSKVFMKQLLKKYSIPTAAYESFDAYEPALSYLRTQTAPIVIKADGLAAGKGVTVAQTMEEAEAALKDIMVGQVFGKSGASVVIEEFLTGQEMSLLAFVDGSTVRLMVPSQDHKPVFDNDKGPNTGGMGTYSPLPHIPESIVQEALVNIVQPTADAMVAEGRPFKGVLYAGLILTPNGVKTIEFNARFGDPETQVILPRLKTDLLDIFLAINNGTLAEQPIEWSDQAAVCVIVASPGYPGNYPKGLPITGLDQVQDSLVFHAGTAVENGQIVTNGGRVLGITGLGKDIIEARQKAYADLDRIHFEGKHYRTDIAMKALK, encoded by the coding sequence ATGCGTGTATTAGTTATTGGACGAGGCGGACGCGAGCATGCGATTGTATGGGCGCTAAGCAAAAGCCCGAAAGTCAGCAAATTGTTCTGCGCACCAGGGAACGGCGGGATTGCCGGTTTAGCGGAATGTGTGCCGATTACGGAACTGCAGTTTGAAGAGATCAGCACATTTGCTAAGGAACAAGCGATTGATTTGGTTATGGTAGCGCCAGATGATCCGTTAGCGGCAGGTTTGGTCGATCATTTGGAGTCCAAAGGCATTGCAGCCTTCGGTCCTCGCGCTAACGCTGCGATCATTGAAGGCAGCAAAGTGTTTATGAAGCAGCTGCTTAAGAAATACAGCATCCCAACGGCGGCTTATGAGTCTTTTGATGCGTATGAGCCGGCTCTTTCTTACTTGCGCACACAAACGGCGCCAATCGTTATAAAAGCAGACGGCTTAGCTGCTGGTAAGGGCGTTACGGTTGCGCAAACGATGGAAGAAGCGGAAGCTGCGCTGAAGGACATCATGGTTGGTCAGGTATTTGGTAAATCTGGTGCGAGCGTCGTCATCGAGGAGTTCCTGACCGGACAAGAAATGTCCTTGTTGGCCTTCGTTGATGGTTCAACGGTGCGTTTGATGGTACCTTCGCAGGATCATAAGCCAGTTTTCGATAACGATAAAGGACCAAACACAGGCGGAATGGGGACGTACTCACCACTGCCGCATATCCCTGAGTCCATCGTGCAGGAAGCACTCGTGAACATCGTTCAACCTACAGCTGATGCAATGGTAGCAGAAGGCCGCCCATTCAAAGGCGTGCTGTATGCGGGTCTGATTTTAACTCCGAACGGTGTGAAAACGATTGAGTTCAACGCGCGCTTTGGTGATCCGGAGACGCAGGTGATTTTGCCAAGATTGAAAACGGATTTGCTGGATATTTTCCTCGCGATCAACAACGGCACGTTGGCTGAGCAGCCGATCGAGTGGAGTGACCAAGCCGCTGTTTGCGTCATCGTGGCTTCGCCAGGGTACCCGGGCAACTATCCAAAAGGATTGCCGATCACAGGCCTTGATCAAGTGCAGGATTCCCTTGTGTTCCACGCAGGAACTGCAGTAGAGAACGGGCAAATCGTCACGAACGGTGGACGTGTGCTCGGGATTACGGGCCTTGGCAAAGACATCATCGAAGCACGGCAGAAGGCGTATGCCGATCTCGATCGCATCCATTTTGAAGGCAAGCACTATCGTACAGATATTGCGATGAAAGCATTGAAATAG
- a CDS encoding DODA-type extradiol aromatic ring-opening family dioxygenase, whose protein sequence is MVMLPSLFIAHGAPSLAIEEHAYTEFLRRLAVSLPTPKAIVLFSAHWESDVQKISAAIEPEMLYDFYGFSDDLYDMEYLAKGDLTLSLHIQQLLEQEGIRCEMDDRRGLDHGAWGPLSIMYPDARIPVVTMSVNPRLAAEEHIRIGAALGSLRQEQVLIIGSGGTVHNLRKLDSNNPVPQLWAVEFDEWLAEQLETWHVEALIRYDERAPHVGLAVPTPEHFIPLLIAFGAGEASRNAKLLHHSFQLGTLSLCCWMFGRFKEFRKA, encoded by the coding sequence ATGGTGATGCTGCCTTCGTTGTTTATCGCGCATGGCGCGCCAAGCTTGGCGATTGAGGAACATGCGTATACAGAGTTTCTGCGGCGGTTAGCGGTGTCACTTCCTACTCCCAAAGCGATCGTCCTTTTCAGCGCACATTGGGAAAGTGATGTTCAGAAGATAAGCGCGGCCATTGAGCCAGAGATGCTGTATGATTTCTACGGCTTTTCGGATGATCTTTATGACATGGAGTATCTGGCCAAAGGGGACCTCACCCTCAGCCTGCATATTCAGCAATTGCTGGAGCAAGAGGGGATTCGCTGTGAAATGGATGACAGGCGGGGCTTGGATCATGGTGCTTGGGGACCGCTTTCGATCATGTATCCCGATGCGCGTATCCCCGTGGTCACGATGTCCGTGAATCCGCGGCTGGCAGCGGAAGAACATATTCGAATTGGCGCGGCTTTGGGCTCTTTAAGGCAGGAGCAGGTGTTGATTATTGGCAGCGGCGGGACCGTGCATAATTTGCGCAAGCTCGATTCTAACAATCCCGTCCCGCAGCTGTGGGCGGTGGAGTTTGACGAATGGCTTGCGGAGCAGCTGGAGACATGGCATGTGGAGGCGCTCATTCGATATGACGAAAGGGCACCGCATGTCGGGTTGGCGGTGCCGACACCAGAGCACTTCATCCCGCTGTTAATCGCCTTCGGGGCGGGGGAAGCTTCGCGGAACGCGAAACTGCTGCATCACAGCTTCCAGCTGGGTACGCTGAGTTTATGCTGCTGGATGTTCGGCCGATTCAAGGAGTTTCGGAAAGCGTAG
- a CDS encoding sirohydrochlorin chelatase, whose protein sequence is MRKYGVLVISHGSRDEGWVGLVEDAVKAVRMPVNVPIYASYLELVEGKLIQDGIDSLQNEGVTDIIVVPLFVSSGSTHIDEISYALGVIDEPVLETDLEPFDIRARIHFTSPIDDHSDIADILYDKIKGLSVSPREEVLLLVGHGSKEDGFHQKWRQGLELLAARVQELGGFAKADIAMLLPDQLGEKMAWWTREKPDYTVIVAPLFLSEGYFTSRVIPSRLEGFTYKYQGQALLPSPLISRWMEKQIASALPEDEQGMRNVGQTSKIDL, encoded by the coding sequence ATGAGGAAATATGGTGTGCTGGTGATTAGCCATGGATCACGCGATGAAGGTTGGGTCGGGCTCGTGGAGGATGCCGTGAAAGCGGTGCGGATGCCAGTGAATGTACCGATCTATGCGTCATATCTGGAGCTCGTCGAGGGCAAATTGATACAAGATGGTATCGACAGTTTGCAAAATGAAGGCGTGACCGACATCATTGTCGTTCCGCTGTTCGTGTCCTCTGGGAGTACACATATCGATGAAATCTCCTACGCGTTAGGCGTCATTGATGAGCCTGTGCTGGAGACGGATTTAGAACCATTTGACATTCGGGCACGGATTCATTTTACGTCACCGATTGACGACCATTCGGATATTGCAGACATTTTATATGACAAAATCAAAGGGCTTTCGGTTTCGCCACGGGAAGAAGTTCTGCTTCTGGTAGGGCATGGGAGCAAGGAAGATGGCTTCCACCAGAAGTGGCGCCAAGGTCTGGAGCTGCTCGCGGCGCGAGTGCAAGAGCTAGGCGGCTTCGCCAAAGCGGATATTGCCATGCTTTTGCCAGATCAGCTAGGGGAGAAGATGGCCTGGTGGACGCGGGAAAAGCCAGATTACACCGTAATTGTTGCGCCGCTTTTTCTCAGTGAAGGTTATTTTACATCGCGAGTTATTCCTTCCCGTTTGGAAGGGTTCACGTATAAGTATCAGGGACAGGCATTGCTGCCAAGTCCTTTAATTTCCAGATGGATGGAGAAGCAGATTGCTTCCGCATTGCCAGAAGATGAACAGGGGATGAGAAACGTTGGTCAAACGAGCAAGATTGATCTATAA
- the purH gene encoding bifunctional phosphoribosylaminoimidazolecarboxamide formyltransferase/IMP cyclohydrolase — translation MAIKRALISVFDKTGIVEFASELSKLGVEIISTGGTLSLLKEKGIPVIGISEVTGFPEIMDGRVKTLHPNVHGGLLAVRDNEEHQASMKELGLSYIDLVVVNLYPFAETIAKPDVTYEDAIENIDIGGPTMLRSAAKNHAFVSVIVDTTDYAKVLEEVQETGDTTLETRKRLAAKVFRHTGAYDALIGEYLTGLQGEPYPERYTVTYEKMQELRYGENPHQSAAFYRTPNAAAGNITTAEQLHGKELSYNNINDANTALQIVKEFSEPAVVAVKHMNPCGVGIGTNVLEAYTKAYNADPTSIFGGIVAANRAIDEATAQLLHEIFLEIVIAPDFTPEALEILAKKKNIRLLKVAGLDTIAGRTSSPVITTVEGGMLVQASDAYQLTEADLKVVSERQPTAEEMKQLLFAWKVVKHVKSNAIVLVADDMTVGVGAGQMNRVGAAKIAIEQAGDKAKGSVLSSDAFFPMGDTLEMAAKAGITAVIQPGGSIKDEESIRVANENGIAMVMTGVRHFKH, via the coding sequence GTGGCAATCAAAAGAGCACTGATCTCCGTTTTTGATAAGACAGGCATCGTTGAGTTCGCAAGCGAGTTATCGAAGCTGGGCGTTGAGATCATTTCCACAGGCGGTACGCTAAGTTTGTTGAAGGAGAAAGGAATACCGGTGATCGGTATTTCCGAGGTTACAGGGTTCCCGGAGATCATGGATGGACGTGTGAAAACACTTCACCCGAACGTGCACGGCGGACTTCTGGCTGTTCGTGACAACGAGGAGCATCAAGCAAGCATGAAAGAGCTTGGCCTTTCATATATCGATCTGGTTGTCGTGAATTTGTATCCTTTTGCCGAGACGATTGCGAAACCTGATGTGACGTACGAGGATGCGATCGAAAACATCGATATCGGTGGACCGACTATGCTTCGTTCCGCAGCGAAAAATCATGCTTTCGTTTCCGTGATCGTCGATACGACGGACTACGCGAAGGTGTTGGAAGAAGTACAAGAGACAGGCGATACTACGCTCGAAACGCGTAAACGTCTAGCAGCCAAAGTATTCCGTCACACTGGCGCGTACGATGCGTTGATCGGCGAGTACTTGACTGGTCTGCAAGGCGAGCCTTACCCTGAGCGTTACACTGTGACGTATGAGAAAATGCAAGAGCTTCGTTACGGGGAAAACCCGCACCAAAGCGCAGCGTTTTATCGCACGCCGAATGCGGCTGCTGGCAACATTACAACGGCTGAACAATTACACGGTAAAGAATTATCGTACAACAATATTAATGACGCTAACACTGCGCTACAGATCGTTAAGGAGTTCAGCGAGCCTGCGGTTGTTGCCGTGAAGCACATGAACCCTTGCGGTGTAGGCATCGGCACGAACGTGCTGGAAGCTTACACGAAAGCGTACAACGCAGACCCGACGTCCATTTTCGGCGGAATTGTGGCTGCAAACCGTGCAATCGACGAAGCGACAGCGCAATTGCTGCATGAGATTTTCTTGGAAATCGTGATCGCGCCGGATTTTACACCAGAAGCACTTGAGATTCTAGCTAAAAAGAAAAACATCCGCCTACTCAAAGTAGCCGGTTTGGATACGATTGCTGGCCGTACATCCTCACCAGTAATCACAACAGTCGAAGGCGGTATGCTTGTTCAAGCGAGCGACGCTTACCAACTGACAGAAGCGGATCTGAAAGTCGTTTCCGAGCGTCAACCGACGGCGGAAGAGATGAAGCAGTTGCTTTTCGCATGGAAAGTAGTTAAGCACGTTAAATCTAACGCCATCGTACTTGTGGCTGACGATATGACAGTGGGCGTGGGCGCTGGTCAAATGAACCGTGTCGGCGCAGCGAAAATCGCGATTGAGCAAGCTGGCGACAAAGCGAAAGGCTCCGTCCTTTCGTCCGATGCGTTCTTCCCAATGGGCGACACGCTCGAAATGGCAGCAAAAGCAGGTATCACAGCGGTGATTCAACCGGGCGGCTCCATTAAAGACGAAGAATCCATTCGTGTAGCGAACGAAAATGGCATTGCCATGGTCATGACAGGTGTTCGTCACTTTAAACACTAA
- a CDS encoding DUF2512 family protein has protein sequence MLSMLGKLLLKLLINGIILVPILMYLTDTTFMGALSATYTFSLVTYIAVDQLFLRLTNNIAAVLADILLTFAYFWLVQRHFFDWSLSFTDMTIIALAFGVIEFFLHAYFQKDRGRIGRHSFHE, from the coding sequence ATGTTGTCCATGTTAGGGAAGTTACTCTTAAAACTCTTGATAAATGGCATCATCCTTGTTCCCATCTTGATGTACCTTACGGATACTACATTTATGGGAGCCCTTTCTGCTACGTATACGTTTTCCCTCGTTACCTATATCGCTGTTGATCAACTGTTTTTAAGACTAACGAATAACATAGCCGCTGTACTAGCCGATATTTTATTAACATTTGCCTATTTCTGGCTGGTGCAACGACATTTCTTCGACTGGTCCTTATCGTTTACGGATATGACGATCATCGCGCTTGCTTTTGGTGTGATCGAGTTCTTCCTCCATGCTTATTTTCAAAAAGACAGAGGCCGCATCGGACGGCACAGCTTCCATGAATGA
- a CDS encoding thiol-disulfide oxidoreductase DCC family protein, with the protein MSNPTDHTSVILFDGVCLLCSSAVQFILRNDPKGVFHFAPLQSETGQRLLAQHQQPLDRLSTIVLIEGDRAYTRSTAALRIARRLRGAWPLASAAIIIPAPIRNFGYSFVARNRYRWFGQTEHCMLPKPEHKARFL; encoded by the coding sequence ATGTCGAATCCCACTGATCATACATCTGTTATTTTGTTCGATGGCGTGTGCTTGCTCTGCAGTAGTGCCGTGCAGTTCATCCTGCGAAACGACCCGAAGGGCGTGTTTCACTTCGCTCCTCTTCAGTCCGAAACTGGACAGCGGCTGCTTGCCCAGCATCAACAGCCCCTTGATCGACTAAGCACCATCGTGCTCATCGAAGGGGATCGTGCTTATACGCGCAGTACGGCTGCGCTGCGGATCGCCCGCCGTCTGCGGGGTGCTTGGCCACTGGCCTCCGCAGCCATCATCATTCCAGCTCCGATCCGCAACTTCGGCTACAGCTTCGTCGCGCGAAATCGCTACCGCTGGTTCGGCCAAACCGAGCACTGCATGCTACCGAAGCCAGAGCATAAGGCTCGGTTCCTCTAG